The Lactuca sativa cultivar Salinas chromosome 2, Lsat_Salinas_v11, whole genome shotgun sequence genome includes a window with the following:
- the LOC111879876 gene encoding uncharacterized protein LOC111879876 produces the protein MNFYTPSISLKMAPSSFPDIWTWIQNLPPLTQWQTNTKSIRIISSSQPSLELSISKTLIHSSSFSFSIRVNYNLPISLWTSKPLKSAISNTLFHEHTISKLLTNIIKDILNYTPIKPSNSFLKLPQPNSIPNLKDIFNFVFLALVFIVSIYEAPQDIRCDCINMLKDEFASSWARETSKRLMRLMGSNTEEQWMRSMNLSITNWMTELRARNHCLKAPSPMYSSAISGLGLWKVQLYCPVIAMEIEKCNSPGQEDQKLGFSLNYHQVEGVIQLNHQVMVREEWIDVLVSIDNVRCDVIRLVNDTLLKERGAGIEEKHFPSRISLHLTPTIQTNVLSVSVSRSSENPSREIGVERSIEGSFEPPNPHIGISVSAGETVTTNLKPWKFEQSVYGYSGTFNWFLHDSVNGREVFSSKPSKIAMLQPKAWFRNRYSSAYRPFTRQGGVIFAGDEYGESVLWKVGRGAIGETMEWEAKGSIWLTYWPNKYNTFYTETRRLEFSEILQLTLA, from the exons ATGAATTTCTATACACCATCAATATCTCTCAAAATGGCCCCTTCTTCTTTTCCTGACATTTGGACTTGGATTCAAAATCTACCACCACTAACACAATGGCAAACAAACACCAAATCCATACGCATTATTTCTTCATCTCAACCATCTCTTGAGCTCTCCATTTCCAAAACCTTAATCCACTCTTCTTCCTTCTCCTTCTCCATTCGTGTTAATTACAACTTACCCATCTCACTTTGGACCTCTAAACCACTCAAATCCGCCATTAGCAACACCTTGTTCCATGAACACACCATCTCCAAACTCTTGACCAATATCATTAAAGATATCCTCAACTACACCCCCATCAAACCCTCCAATTCTTTCCTAAAACTCCCTCAACCCAACTCGATTCCCAACCTCAAAGACATATTTAATTTCGTGTTCCTGGCCCTGGTTTTCATAGTATCGATCTATGAAGCTCCACAAGATATCCGGTGTGATTGTATAAACATGCTTAAAGATGAATTCGCGAGTTCATGGGCAAGGGAAACGTCCAAAAGGTTGATGAGGTTAATGGGGTCGAATACAGAAGAACAATGGATGAGGTCCATGAATCTTTCGATCACAAACTGGATGACAGAGCTACGAGCAAGGAATCACTGCCTGAAAGCGCCATCACCCATGTATTCTTCAGCGATTTCAGGATTAGGGTTATGGAAAGTTCAGCTGTATTGTCCAGTGATTGCTATGGAGATTGAGAAGTGTAATAGTCCTGGACAAGAAGATCAAAAACTTGGTTTTTCTTTGAATTATCATCAGGTTGAAGGGGTGATCCAATTGAATCATCAAGTGATGGTTCGAGAGGAATGGATTGATGTTTTGGTTAGCATCGATAACGTGAG ATGTGACGTGATAAGGCTCGTGAACGACACGCTCCTAAAAGAGCGTGGGGCAGGAATCGAGGAAAAGCACTTCCCGTCACGCATATCCCTACATCTCACACCCACCATCCAAACAAACGTCTTAAGCGTTTCCGTTAGCCGATCATCTGAGAACCCTTCACGAGAAATCGGCGTCGAGAGATCCATCGAAGGCTCATTCGAACCACCAAATCCTCACATCGGAATATCCGTTTCCGCCGGTGAAACCGTCACCACCAACCTCAAGCCATGGAAATTCGAGCAATCAGTCTACGGCTACAGCGGCACTTTCAACTGGTTTCTTCACGACAGCGTTAATGGACGAGAAGTTTTCTCATCGAAGCCTTCAAAGATCGCGATGCTTCAACCAAAAGCCTGGTTCAGAAACCGGTATTCCAGCGCTTACCGGCCGTTTACCAGGCAAGGAGGGGTTATTTTCGCCGGCGATGAGTACGGAGAAAGTGTGCTGTGGAAGGTAGGAAGAGGCGCGATTGGGGAAACGATGGAGTGGGAAGCTAAAGGCTCGATTTGGTTGACTTATTGGCCTAACAAATACAACACTTTCTATACTGAAACTAGAAGGTTGGAGTTCAGTGAAATTCTCCAACTTACTCTAGCTTGA
- the LOC128132481 gene encoding L10-interacting MYB domain-containing protein-like, producing MAMAQKRPRINWKQIEGVEKTFLEACIHEITTYGREGSSLKASSWKNVAERLKTEYNFVVDQKQMKNRYDYLKAKFGAWLKLKNKTGNVYNPITNTFNMEEDEWQLEIKLNKMVETLRTSPLVYPDLCVQLFDGSAGCNWHSWMGAIFYTSSPFS from the exons atggcaatggcACAAAAAAGGCCTAGAATTAATTGGAAACAAATAGAAGGTGTGGAAAAAACATTCCTTGAAGCTTGTATTCATGAAATTACAACTTACGGACGTGAAGGGAGTAGTTTAAAAGCAAGCTCATGGAAGAATGTAGCTGAAAGATTGAAAACAGAATACAATTTTGTAGTTGATCAAAAGCAAATGAAAAACAGATACGACTACCTAAAAGCAAAGTTTGGTGCTTGGttgaaattaaaaaacaaaacagGCAACGTTTATAACCCTATAACTAACACGTTTAACATGGAAGAAGACGAATGGCAACTAGAGATCAAG TTGAACAAAATGGTAGAAACATTGAGAACTTCTCCACTAGTGTACCCTGATCTTTGTGTTCAGTTGTTCGATGGGTCGGCTGGCTGCAACTGGCATTCATGGATGGGGGCCATCTTCTACACTTCCTCACCCTTCTCATGA